One Prolixibacteraceae bacterium DNA segment encodes these proteins:
- a CDS encoding NAD(P)H-dependent oxidoreductase, whose protein sequence is MSILNNLQWRYATKRFAPEMKLTDSELLTIKESIRLAPTSFGLQPFKVYVVEEIALRKKLQAYAWNQPQIVEASHLMVFARKENVSIEDVREFIDNISNVREVDMAHLKGYQDMMNQWVTSMEDEAMKEWTSRQTYLALGTAITTCASIGVDACPMEGFDPVAFDEILELQDSGYSSKVILTLGFRDEKDQTQYDKKVRKGLDQLFEAR, encoded by the coding sequence ATGTCTATTTTAAATAATCTTCAATGGCGTTATGCTACGAAACGCTTTGCACCAGAAATGAAATTGACCGATTCTGAACTTCTTACAATAAAGGAATCTATTCGTCTTGCTCCAACCTCTTTTGGTTTGCAACCTTTTAAAGTGTATGTGGTGGAAGAGATTGCTCTTCGAAAAAAACTTCAAGCATATGCTTGGAATCAACCCCAAATTGTAGAAGCATCACATTTGATGGTTTTTGCTAGAAAAGAGAACGTATCGATCGAGGATGTTCGTGAGTTTATAGACAATATATCGAATGTTCGCGAAGTGGATATGGCACACTTAAAGGGGTATCAGGATATGATGAACCAATGGGTGACTTCAATGGAAGACGAGGCAATGAAAGAGTGGACTTCTAGACAAACTTATTTGGCTTTGGGTACTGCTATCACCACTTGTGCGAGTATTGGTGTGGATGCTTGTCCTATGGAAGGATTCGATCCTGTTGCATTTGATGAAATCTTAGAACTACAAGATTCAGGCTACTCTTCAAAAGTGATTTTAACCTTGGGATTTAGAGATGAAAAAGATCAAACACAATATGATAAAAAAGTAAGAAAGGGACTAGATCAGCTTTTTGAAGCTAGATAA
- a CDS encoding nitroreductase family protein has product MSTLELLHWKYAKKSFDPNKKIDSNVLHQFKELIESSPTSSSIQPFKIFIVNDDVLREEIKSYTWNREEVSQCSNLLIFACKNSISDNDIEEYISNLSTVQNLTIDISTNYKNMMEGWLHRMSNTEMQQWTTNQTYLTLGVALTAAEKVNIDACPIEGFDPCAVDELLGLRKKGYSCKVMLALGYYSDTQSVNEASINIGSNIFQAAEF; this is encoded by the coding sequence ATGAGCACTTTAGAACTTTTACATTGGAAATATGCGAAGAAAAGCTTTGATCCAAATAAAAAAATAGATAGTAACGTCTTACACCAATTTAAAGAACTAATTGAATCTAGCCCTACTTCTAGCTCTATACAACCATTCAAAATATTCATAGTAAATGATGATGTTTTACGTGAAGAGATCAAATCTTATACGTGGAATAGAGAAGAGGTATCACAATGTTCTAACTTATTAATTTTTGCGTGCAAAAATAGTATCTCTGATAATGATATTGAAGAGTATATTTCGAACCTCTCTACAGTACAAAACTTGACTATTGATATTTCGACTAACTATAAGAATATGATGGAAGGATGGCTACATCGTATGTCTAATACTGAGATGCAACAATGGACTACGAACCAAACGTATCTAACTTTAGGTGTTGCTCTTACTGCTGCCGAAAAAGTAAATATTGATGCTTGTCCTATCGAAGGCTTTGATCCATGTGCTGTGGACGAATTGCTTGGACTTCGTAAGAAGGGATATAGCTGCAAAGTAATGTTAGCTTTAGGATATTATTCTGACACACAAAGTGTCAATGAAGCTTCAATTAATATCGGTAGTAATATCTTTCAGGCTGCAGAATTTTAA
- a CDS encoding nucleoid-associated protein — MSLKYTDPQRMQITKETQFKKLIVHIVGNKQKEEPLKLSQSCTSLSPDFSETLLNFFLSSFSTDDTFHFSDVISSTKVLPKKIAKIFESQAEFERDSQDIAQFLYDSCNQPNIKKGELYVTYIEHLRYGDQEVNAVGIFKSEHKETYLKLKETTDGFELNREEGINPQKIDKGALIINTDAEDGYRILLIDKVKKSDTAKFWKETFLNAKLLCDDYGLTKQYMDLTRNFINDVCHAQNEIEPVQQVEIVSETLDYFNNAETFDKKEFKDKVLKPYPGKRELFDEYQKEWEKNKKVELKDQFEITDSALEKAKQRFKHVLKLDTNFHVYIHGSQKLIEKGYDAKRGKYYYKLYFDQEL; from the coding sequence TTGTCACTAAAATATACAGATCCACAAAGAATGCAGATAACCAAAGAGACTCAATTTAAGAAATTAATTGTTCATATTGTCGGGAACAAACAGAAAGAGGAACCTTTAAAGCTATCCCAAAGCTGTACCTCACTATCCCCTGATTTCTCTGAGACACTGCTAAACTTCTTTCTCTCTTCCTTCTCTACAGACGACACATTCCATTTTTCAGATGTGATAAGTAGTACAAAAGTACTTCCTAAGAAAATAGCAAAGATATTTGAGTCTCAAGCCGAATTTGAAAGAGACTCACAAGATATAGCACAGTTTCTATACGACTCTTGCAACCAACCTAACATCAAAAAGGGGGAACTATATGTAACCTATATTGAACACCTTCGCTATGGAGATCAGGAAGTCAATGCGGTTGGAATCTTTAAATCGGAACACAAGGAGACCTATCTAAAACTTAAAGAGACAACAGATGGATTTGAACTGAACAGAGAAGAAGGTATCAATCCACAAAAGATCGATAAAGGAGCATTGATTATAAATACGGATGCAGAGGATGGTTACCGTATCTTACTCATTGACAAAGTTAAGAAAAGTGATACTGCAAAGTTCTGGAAAGAGACCTTCTTAAATGCCAAACTACTTTGTGACGATTATGGTTTAACCAAACAGTACATGGATCTCACACGTAATTTTATTAATGATGTATGCCATGCACAAAATGAGATAGAACCAGTTCAACAAGTGGAGATTGTCTCCGAAACATTAGACTATTTCAACAATGCGGAGACTTTCGACAAGAAAGAATTTAAAGACAAAGTACTCAAACCTTATCCAGGGAAAAGAGAGCTGTTTGATGAATACCAAAAAGAGTGGGAGAAAAATAAAAAGGTAGAGCTCAAAGATCAATTTGAAATTACAGACAGTGCATTAGAGAAAGCCAAGCAGAGATTCAAACACGTACTTAAATTAGATACGAATTTCCATGTTTACATTCATGGATCACAAAAATTAATTGAAAAAGGATACGATGCGAAAAGAGGTAAATATTACTATAAACTCTATTTCGACCAAGAGCTCTAA
- a CDS encoding iron-containing alcohol dehydrogenase produces MKNFSFQNSVKIVFGKNQISQLPTLIEEGKKVMVLYGGGSIKRNGIYDQVMDSLKNYEVIEFSGIEPNPVYETLMRAVEIIRNEKVDFLLAVGGGSVLDGTKFISAAVNFKGYTWDIMAKNAPLTEPTLPIGTVLTLPATGSEMNANFVVTNKDTQEKLGMNKPEVLPQFSILDPQAMFSLPERQISNGIVDTFIHTTEQYLTYPDAGYLQDRQAEGILQTLVEIGPKYLENKTDYDLASNFMWCATNALNGLIGVGVPQDWVTHMIGHELTAYYGVDHGQSLAIVLPGVLELKRVEKAGKIIQYAERVWGITEGTEDEKIDAAIQKTIDFFESLQVKTRLSDYGIDGSRFQDIKNRFVRRGLTGIGERGTFTPDDIVKVLELRK; encoded by the coding sequence ATGAAAAATTTTAGTTTTCAAAATAGTGTAAAGATTGTTTTTGGAAAGAATCAGATCTCACAACTTCCTACCCTTATCGAAGAGGGAAAGAAAGTAATGGTATTGTATGGTGGTGGTAGTATTAAGCGTAATGGTATATACGACCAAGTGATGGATAGCCTTAAGAACTATGAGGTAATCGAGTTTTCAGGCATCGAACCAAACCCTGTTTACGAAACATTAATGAGAGCCGTAGAGATCATCCGCAACGAGAAAGTGGATTTTCTATTAGCTGTTGGGGGAGGATCTGTATTAGACGGAACTAAATTTATCTCTGCTGCAGTGAACTTTAAAGGATATACTTGGGATATCATGGCTAAGAATGCTCCTTTAACAGAGCCAACACTTCCTATCGGTACTGTGTTAACATTGCCTGCGACAGGATCGGAAATGAATGCAAACTTTGTGGTTACAAACAAAGACACTCAAGAGAAACTTGGCATGAACAAACCAGAGGTACTTCCTCAATTCTCTATCTTGGACCCACAAGCGATGTTCTCTCTTCCAGAAAGACAGATAAGTAACGGTATCGTAGATACATTTATCCATACAACAGAGCAATATTTAACCTACCCTGATGCAGGATATCTTCAAGATAGACAAGCAGAAGGAATCCTTCAGACATTAGTTGAGATTGGACCTAAATATTTAGAGAATAAAACAGATTATGATCTAGCCTCAAACTTTATGTGGTGTGCTACCAATGCATTGAATGGACTTATTGGTGTGGGAGTTCCTCAAGATTGGGTAACTCATATGATTGGACACGAGCTTACAGCTTACTATGGGGTAGATCATGGCCAGTCTCTAGCTATCGTTCTTCCAGGAGTTCTCGAACTAAAAAGAGTAGAAAAGGCTGGTAAGATCATTCAATATGCAGAGAGAGTTTGGGGTATTACAGAAGGTACTGAAGACGAAAAAATCGATGCAGCAATTCAGAAAACTATTGACTTCTTTGAATCACTACAAGTGAAGACAAGACTTTCTGACTATGGTATCGACGGAAGCCGATTCCAAGATATTAAGAATCGTTTTGTTCGTCGTGGACTTACTGGTATTGGAGAGAGAGGAACTTTCACTCCTGACGATATTGTAAAAGTTCTTGAATTGAGAAAATAA
- a CDS encoding DNA photolyase family protein: MSSFCRVLFVFDRNLRLDNHTLLKRCLENCKDRCCEVLFLYVWDEDYLWPHGVNEKQAAFLREALFSLRDDLNRFDSTLHCVEGDRLHVIRRLVDEGDFRTVFLEQTLSPHESGDFLKIKNAVLEKGGQFISDRGNWLYEPGEILSKKREVLKKYTPFMKQCAARFEQDILEMSTRCFDATNLSWGEMQTVHEVGLGLVPTVLDGKFLSNDYDWSDAMMENYQENRDFPARDPGVSKVSAYLRFGVLSIDQLAISAWTGSRTLWNELIWREFYAHWYYHFPNTAVDNFDVRFDKMSWVHDSVLFQRWAEGKTGYALVDAGMVSLIESGYIHNRVRMVTASFLCKDLHMDWREGEKLFAQHLIDYDPASNVGNWQWVAGCGVDAAPYFRIFNPELQREKFDPHKIYTSRWLSDSYSIDKIIDHQIEKETAMALYREIKKD, from the coding sequence ATGAGCTCTTTTTGCCGTGTTTTATTTGTTTTTGATAGAAATCTACGTTTAGATAACCATACTCTTCTGAAGAGATGTCTAGAAAATTGTAAAGATAGATGTTGTGAGGTTCTCTTTTTATATGTTTGGGACGAGGATTACTTATGGCCTCATGGTGTTAATGAGAAACAGGCTGCGTTTCTCCGTGAAGCCCTATTCTCTCTTCGTGACGACTTAAATCGTTTTGATTCTACTTTGCATTGTGTCGAAGGCGATCGACTACATGTGATAAGAAGACTTGTAGATGAAGGCGATTTCCGAACTGTATTTCTAGAACAGACGCTCTCTCCTCATGAGAGTGGTGACTTTTTGAAAATAAAAAATGCAGTACTCGAAAAGGGAGGACAATTTATTTCCGATAGAGGTAATTGGCTTTATGAACCAGGAGAGATACTCTCCAAAAAGAGAGAAGTATTGAAGAAGTATACCCCTTTTATGAAACAGTGTGCTGCACGTTTTGAGCAAGATATTCTAGAGATGTCTACACGCTGTTTTGATGCAACTAATTTGTCTTGGGGTGAGATGCAGACTGTTCATGAAGTCGGATTAGGATTGGTTCCTACTGTATTAGATGGAAAATTCCTTTCAAATGATTATGATTGGAGTGATGCCATGATGGAAAATTATCAAGAGAATAGAGATTTTCCTGCTCGTGATCCCGGGGTGTCTAAAGTGAGTGCCTATCTTCGTTTTGGTGTATTGTCTATCGATCAACTGGCTATTTCTGCATGGACTGGATCAAGAACTCTGTGGAATGAGTTGATATGGAGAGAGTTTTATGCTCATTGGTATTATCACTTTCCGAATACTGCAGTGGATAACTTCGATGTACGTTTTGATAAGATGTCATGGGTCCATGATTCTGTGTTATTTCAGAGGTGGGCTGAAGGAAAGACTGGATATGCTCTCGTCGATGCAGGAATGGTCTCTTTAATCGAGAGTGGTTATATCCATAATAGAGTTCGTATGGTGACTGCTAGTTTCTTATGCAAAGACCTTCATATGGATTGGCGAGAAGGGGAGAAGCTCTTTGCACAGCATCTTATCGATTATGATCCTGCTTCGAATGTAGGAAATTGGCAATGGGTTGCAGGATGTGGAGTCGATGCTGCTCCTTACTTTAGAATATTCAATCCAGAGCTCCAGAGAGAGAAGTTTGATCCTCACAAAATCTATACCTCCAGGTGGCTTTCAGATTCATATTCTATAGATAAGATAATAGATCATCAGATAGAGAAGGAGACTGCGATGGCACTTTATCGAGAGATAAAAAAAGATTAA
- a CDS encoding TonB-dependent receptor plug domain-containing protein, producing MKNSLFILLIWMTFTINHSEAQVRTKRYTVYGVITDKTDGKPLAGCSVYIKALHKGTTTDANGHYSITTNKQSFQITYSFIGYKTEEVISTLSKKRVIQDMALVPSSEQLGDVVITAKSEARKIRETALPVSVISMNALQGTVSDINEVLSKTAGVNIRSTGGVGSASKISVRGLEGKRVGFYIDGNSMNDNLDFVSINDIPVDLIDRIEIYKGIVPAKFGGSSIGGAVNIVLKEYPPKYMDFSYTIRSYNTHQVSTALKTNKNGFEMGIGGFYTYSDNNYKMQLPLRKGLNTQNTNQITEVTRNHDNYEKIGIGGGFNYKAGYFDKLKIEPTVVVSSKQVQGINYPILNAHSKSTALIAKAILEKEDFLWEGMDLNFENTFTHSIYQFVDTAQYSYDWEMNRRPAISEYGGEIGKNPNNSNNVNQSLLQRLNLNYIINKKQSINFNWHFQYANGKPKDELKDKAIGYQTNFNSKMHSITIGVNHEYHTLGQFFTNSATLKYHYYDIDTRAIAQYGMSRVKDIQMNKSDYGVSEAIRLRFTPDFLFKSSVVYDVRIPTNQELLGDGYIITPSGDLMPEKNFALNAGWMYTKERGTRKLIELEFNAFYNHLDNMIRFKGGPLLSKYENFGTIETKGVELEVKSDVTNFLYLWGNITYQDLRDKRKNLPNSVVVNPTYDSRMPNIPYLIGNIGLELHQYNLWGGRGQNTRLYADATLTEEYYYDFEQSSFQERKIPRSCKINAGLEQSFGSEKIFFVFQVNNLTNQRIMSEYNKPLPLRNYGFKVRYVFK from the coding sequence ATGAAAAACTCATTATTTATATTATTAATATGGATGACCTTCACTATAAATCATAGTGAAGCACAAGTAAGAACCAAGAGATACACCGTTTATGGAGTGATAACAGACAAAACAGACGGGAAACCATTGGCAGGATGTTCGGTCTATATAAAAGCACTCCACAAAGGAACCACGACGGATGCCAATGGTCACTATAGTATCACCACCAACAAGCAATCTTTTCAAATCACATACTCCTTTATTGGCTATAAGACAGAGGAAGTTATATCTACACTCTCAAAAAAAAGAGTGATTCAAGATATGGCACTAGTCCCCTCTTCAGAGCAGTTGGGTGATGTGGTCATTACCGCTAAGTCAGAAGCTCGTAAGATTAGGGAGACAGCTCTTCCTGTTTCGGTTATCTCTATGAATGCACTCCAAGGAACAGTGAGCGACATCAATGAGGTCTTATCAAAAACAGCAGGGGTAAATATTCGATCTACTGGAGGAGTAGGGAGTGCTTCAAAGATCTCCGTTCGAGGATTAGAGGGGAAAAGGGTAGGTTTCTATATTGATGGTAATTCGATGAATGATAACTTAGATTTTGTAAGTATCAATGACATCCCTGTAGATCTGATAGATCGCATCGAGATATATAAAGGGATTGTCCCTGCTAAATTCGGAGGTTCCTCTATAGGTGGAGCTGTCAATATTGTACTAAAAGAGTACCCTCCCAAATACATGGATTTTAGTTATACAATCCGATCATATAACACACACCAAGTATCAACAGCTTTAAAGACCAATAAGAATGGATTCGAGATGGGCATAGGAGGATTCTACACCTATTCGGATAACAATTATAAGATGCAACTACCTTTAAGAAAGGGTCTAAACACACAAAACACCAATCAAATTACAGAGGTTACGAGAAATCATGACAACTATGAAAAGATAGGTATTGGAGGAGGGTTTAACTATAAGGCTGGGTATTTTGATAAATTAAAGATTGAGCCTACGGTAGTAGTAAGTTCAAAGCAAGTTCAAGGAATAAACTACCCTATTTTGAATGCACATAGCAAATCGACTGCTTTGATAGCAAAAGCAATATTAGAGAAAGAAGATTTCTTATGGGAAGGAATGGATTTAAACTTTGAGAATACATTCACACACTCCATCTATCAATTTGTCGACACAGCACAATACAGTTATGATTGGGAGATGAATAGACGTCCAGCAATAAGTGAATATGGTGGAGAGATTGGAAAGAATCCGAACAATTCGAACAATGTAAATCAATCCTTATTACAGCGCCTCAACTTAAATTATATCATTAACAAAAAGCAAAGTATCAATTTCAATTGGCATTTTCAGTATGCTAACGGAAAACCCAAAGACGAGTTAAAAGATAAAGCCATTGGATATCAAACTAATTTCAACAGTAAGATGCATAGCATTACGATTGGCGTTAATCATGAATATCACACTTTAGGTCAATTTTTCACAAACTCGGCCACATTGAAATATCACTATTATGATATAGACACACGTGCCATTGCACAATATGGAATGAGTCGTGTGAAAGATATCCAGATGAATAAGTCAGATTATGGCGTCAGCGAAGCAATACGTTTGAGATTCACTCCAGACTTTCTTTTCAAATCGTCCGTTGTATACGATGTGCGTATTCCTACGAACCAAGAGCTATTAGGAGATGGATATATTATTACCCCATCAGGAGATTTAATGCCAGAAAAGAACTTTGCTCTCAATGCGGGATGGATGTATACCAAAGAGAGGGGGACAAGAAAGTTAATCGAATTAGAATTTAATGCCTTCTACAATCACTTAGATAATATGATTCGATTCAAAGGAGGACCGCTTCTTAGTAAATATGAGAATTTTGGAACCATTGAAACGAAAGGGGTAGAGCTCGAAGTAAAAAGTGATGTGACCAACTTTCTATACCTATGGGGGAATATTACCTATCAAGACCTAAGAGATAAAAGAAAAAACCTTCCAAACTCTGTGGTAGTAAACCCTACCTACGATTCTAGAATGCCAAATATACCATACCTCATAGGGAATATTGGACTAGAACTACATCAATACAACCTTTGGGGAGGAAGAGGGCAAAACACCCGTCTTTATGCAGATGCCACTCTAACAGAAGAGTACTATTACGATTTCGAACAGAGTTCATTTCAAGAGCGCAAGATTCCAAGATCATGTAAAATCAATGCTGGATTAGAACAAAGTTTTGGTTCAGAGAAGATATTCTTCGTATTCCAAGTGAACAACCTTACCAATCAAAGAATCATGTCAGAATACAACAAACCTCTGCCCTTGAGAAATTATGGATTTAAAGTTAGATATGTCTTTAAATAA
- a CDS encoding AraC family transcriptional regulator — MMRYKIVCNVDELIESDKVKLLHVNREKQYYHYNGEVDYGNISFSIKNTPQCSVMQCDCMFKEEVTMLEEVDSSIFAIHFMIEGDPVYHHANGDTLVKSNSQNIWTMNDKKNNRTTFKPNHFCSSFCAILNEPLLNRIIDQTTGSFRMLYQKYLYGEEAMLWDRHNSITPQMRMLISQIRNGFFMGNSETEYIEEKVTNLVNEQIYHSLECEAKGGCKLDRFDVIKLQEAKEMVMSRYDAPLSLAELSKEIGLNQKKLKEGFKELFGNTVFGFLFEYRMSEAKRLLQESSLSISDIGYQCGYSFPSHFTTAFRRKFDCTPKTFRNLSWSSSH; from the coding sequence ATGATGAGGTATAAAATTGTCTGCAATGTTGATGAATTGATAGAGAGCGATAAGGTCAAGTTATTACATGTAAACCGAGAGAAACAATATTATCACTATAATGGAGAGGTGGATTATGGGAATATCTCTTTTTCGATAAAAAACACACCGCAATGTTCTGTGATGCAGTGTGATTGTATGTTTAAAGAAGAGGTGACCATGTTAGAGGAGGTCGACTCTTCTATCTTTGCAATTCATTTCATGATAGAAGGAGATCCTGTCTATCATCATGCCAATGGAGATACTCTAGTCAAAAGTAATAGTCAGAACATATGGACAATGAACGATAAAAAAAACAATCGTACAACATTTAAACCCAATCACTTCTGCTCTTCATTTTGTGCGATATTGAATGAGCCCTTATTAAACCGTATTATTGATCAAACGACAGGTTCGTTTCGGATGCTATATCAGAAATATCTCTATGGGGAAGAAGCCATGTTATGGGATCGGCACAATAGCATTACGCCTCAGATGAGAATGTTAATAAGTCAAATACGTAATGGTTTCTTTATGGGAAATAGTGAGACCGAATATATTGAAGAGAAGGTGACTAATCTAGTGAATGAACAGATCTATCACTCATTGGAGTGTGAGGCGAAAGGGGGATGTAAACTAGACCGCTTTGATGTGATCAAGCTACAAGAGGCAAAAGAGATGGTGATGAGTCGTTATGATGCTCCTTTATCTCTCGCTGAATTATCAAAGGAGATTGGACTTAATCAGAAGAAACTGAAAGAGGGATTTAAAGAGTTGTTCGGAAACACTGTCTTTGGATTCTTGTTCGAATATCGTATGTCTGAAGCAAAGAGATTGTTACAAGAAAGCTCACTTTCTATTTCAGATATTGGATACCAATGTGGCTACTCCTTTCCTTCTCATTTTACCACTGCTTTTCGACGTAAATTCGATTGTACTCCCAAGACATTCCGTAATCTATCTTGGAGTTCCTCTCACTAA
- a CDS encoding RagB/SusD family nutrient uptake outer membrane protein, which translates to MKQLLYIFLALLLTGITACESVLDKDPIDSISSSDYWTSARDLELYVNQFYPTLPGISGYNEGTASWDLNSDSYIPGRGYNSRLNGEVTVYDASGWNYGNIRKVNYFIENYTKATGQQNDIDHFVGEAYFFRAKFYFELMQRFGEVPFIGKVLNLDSPELYDPRTARNDLADSIIEDLDLAISKMKDRSNAPSHRLTKEVAMLYKTRVALYEGTWEKYHEGTPYGVKDANPEKYFNQVVETGEALMNLGTCALLNTGNPESDYHNLFSHGTSYDGVSEVLMWKKYDVELGITHNIQRYLQSEGVNFNGISKRMIDTYLDIDGKPIDSRLDVPTSDMPNGGSKFVDYTSMTSILKNRDPRLSQTVAHEGVVLVEREENTIFKMPTLFGDNAEMASATGFNTMKGLDTDRYQGSDNSHNSGTTATICYRYAEALLNYAEAKAELGQLDATAMAKSVNLLRNRVGMPNMTISSSSWYLKDELGVTAAVGAVRRERTVELALEGFRFNDLMRWRAGRIIKGYIPKGTQYTGSDYDGKYMDDSENNIEDLNRVDSNGFIDPYHETISSNGGYQFDESKDYLMPVPQDQIVKNPNLTQNPGYPGL; encoded by the coding sequence ATGAAACAATTATTATATATATTCCTAGCACTTTTATTGACTGGAATAACAGCTTGTGAGAGTGTATTGGATAAAGACCCAATTGATTCTATTTCATCTAGTGATTATTGGACTTCAGCAAGAGATTTAGAGCTTTATGTAAATCAATTTTACCCAACACTTCCAGGTATTAGCGGATATAATGAGGGAACGGCAAGTTGGGACCTTAATAGCGATAGTTACATTCCTGGAAGAGGTTACAATTCTCGTCTAAATGGAGAGGTTACAGTATATGATGCAAGTGGATGGAATTATGGTAACATTCGAAAAGTAAACTACTTTATAGAGAATTACACAAAAGCTACAGGGCAACAGAATGATATTGATCACTTCGTCGGAGAAGCATACTTTTTCAGAGCAAAGTTCTATTTCGAACTCATGCAGCGTTTTGGTGAAGTTCCATTTATAGGAAAAGTTTTAAATCTTGATTCCCCAGAACTTTATGATCCTCGAACTGCTCGTAACGACCTTGCAGATTCTATCATAGAAGACCTTGATCTTGCAATTTCAAAAATGAAGGATAGAAGCAATGCTCCATCACATCGCCTAACAAAGGAGGTTGCTATGTTGTATAAGACTCGTGTTGCGCTATATGAAGGGACTTGGGAGAAGTATCACGAAGGGACACCTTATGGAGTTAAAGACGCAAACCCTGAAAAATACTTCAACCAAGTTGTGGAAACTGGAGAAGCTTTGATGAACCTGGGAACATGTGCCTTATTAAATACAGGAAATCCAGAATCTGATTACCATAACTTATTTTCTCATGGAACTAGCTATGATGGAGTTTCTGAAGTGTTAATGTGGAAGAAATATGATGTCGAGTTGGGAATTACTCACAATATTCAAAGATATTTACAATCTGAAGGAGTCAATTTTAACGGTATCTCTAAACGTATGATTGACACATATTTGGACATTGATGGGAAACCTATCGATAGCCGTCTAGATGTTCCGACAAGTGATATGCCTAATGGTGGAAGTAAGTTTGTGGATTATACTTCTATGACAAGCATTCTTAAGAATAGAGATCCTCGTTTGTCACAAACAGTGGCTCACGAAGGTGTTGTTCTGGTAGAGAGAGAAGAAAATACCATATTTAAAATGCCAACCCTATTTGGAGACAATGCAGAAATGGCATCTGCAACAGGATTCAATACGATGAAAGGATTGGATACCGACAGATACCAAGGGAGTGATAACTCACATAACTCAGGAACTACAGCCACAATATGTTACCGTTATGCAGAGGCTTTATTGAACTATGCTGAAGCTAAGGCTGAATTGGGGCAATTAGATGCTACAGCAATGGCTAAGTCTGTAAACCTTCTTAGAAATCGTGTAGGAATGCCAAATATGACGATCTCTTCTAGCAGCTGGTACCTAAAGGATGAATTAGGAGTAACAGCTGCTGTAGGTGCTGTACGTAGAGAACGTACTGTAGAGCTAGCATTGGAAGGGTTTAGATTTAATGACTTAATGCGTTGGAGAGCAGGAAGAATCATTAAAGGATATATTCCTAAAGGAACTCAGTATACTGGAAGTGATTATGATGGTAAATATATGGATGATTCGGAAAATAATATCGAAGACCTAAATCGTGTGGATAGCAATGGTTTTATTGACCCTTACCATGAGACCATATCTTCCAATGGAGGATACCAATTTGATGAGAGCAAAGACTATTTGATGCCTGTACCTCAAGATCAAATTGTAAAAAATCCTAACCTTACTCAAAACCCAGGATACCCAGGATTGTAG